From Brassica oleracea var. oleracea cultivar TO1000 chromosome C3, BOL, whole genome shotgun sequence, a single genomic window includes:
- the LOC106333281 gene encoding putative transcription factor BOFH isoform X1 — MDPEGFTSGLFRWNPTRVMVQAPAPIPPPQQQSPATPQTAAFGMRLGGLEGLFGPYGVRFYTAAKIAELGFTASTLVGMKDEELEDMMNSLSHIFRWELLVGERYGIKAAVRAERRRLQEEEEEESSRRRHLLLSAAGDSGTHLALDALSQEDDWTGLSQEPVQHQDQTDAAGINGGGRGGYWEAGQTTIKKQQQRRRKKTIVTSVETDDDGNEGEDDDGMDVVNGSGSGMERQREHPFIVTEPGEVARGKKNGLDYLFHLYEQCREFLLQVQTIAKDRGEKCPTKVTNQVFRYAKKSGANYINKPKMRHYVHCYALHCLDEEASNALRRAFKERGENVGSWRQACYKPLVDIACRHGWDIDAVFNAHPRLSIWYVPTKLRQLCHLERNNAVAAAATLVGGISCEGSPASGRFGV, encoded by the exons ATGGATCCTGAAGGTTTCACGAGTGGCTTATTCCGATGGAACCCAACTAGAGTAATGGTTCAAGCACCAGCTCCGATTCCTCCACCGCAGCAGCAATCGCCAGCAACACCGCAGACCGCAGCGTTTGGAATGCGACTAGGTGGTTTGGAGGGTTTGTTCGGTCCTTACGGTGTACGTTTTTACACGGCGGCAAAGATAGCTGAGTTAGGTTTTACGGCGAGCACACTGGTGGGCATGAAGGACGAGGAGCTTGAGGATATGATGAATAGCCTCTCTCATATCTTTCGTTGGGAGCTTCTCGTCGGTGAACGGTACGGCATCAAAGCTGCCGTTAGAGCTGAACGGAGACGATTGCAAGAAGAGGAAGAGGAGGAATCGTCTAGACGCCGTCATTTGCTACTCTCCGCCGCAGGTGATTCCGGCACTCATCTTGCTCTTGATGCTCTCTCCCAAGAAG ATGACTGGACAGGGTTGTCACAGGAGCCGGTTCAGCACCAAGATCAGACTGATGCGGCGGGGATCAACGGCGGAGGAAGAGGAGGTTATTGGGAAGCAGGGCAGACGACAATAAAAAAGCAACAGCAGAGACGCAGAAAGAAAACGATTGTAACGTCAGTGGAAACTGATGATGACGGCAACGAAGGTGAGGATGACGACGGGATGGATGTTGTTAACGGAAGTGGGTCAGGGATGGAGAGACAAAGGGAGCATCCGTTTATTGTAACGGAGCCAGGGGAAGTAGCACGTGGCAAAAAGAACGGTTTGGATTATCTTTTCCACTTGTACGAACAGTGCCGCGAGTTCCTTCTTCAGGTCCAGACCATTGCTAAAGATCGTGGCGAAAAATGCCCTACCAAG GTGACGAACCAGGTGTTCAGGTACGCTAAGAAATCGGGGGCAAATTACATAAATAAGCCAAAAATGCGACACTACGTTCATTGTTACGCACTCCATTGCCTCGACGAAGAAGCTTCAAACGCTCTCCGAAGAGCGTTTAAAGAACGCGGTGAGAACGTTGGGTCGTGGCGGCAGGCTTGTTACAAGCCACTTGTGGACATTGCTTGTCGTCATGGCTGGGATATAGACGCCGTTTTTAACGCTCATCCTCGCCTTTCCATTTGGTATGTTCCCACTAAGCTGCGTCAGCTCTGCCATTTGGAGCGGAACAATGCGGTTGCTGCGGCTGCGACTTTGGTTGGTGGTATTAGCTGCGAGGGATCGCCTGCGTCTGGACGCTTTGGGGTTTAA
- the LOC106333281 gene encoding putative transcription factor BOFH isoform X2 produces the protein MDPEGFTSGLFRWNPTRVMVQAPAPIPPPQQQSPATPQTAAFGMRLGGLEGLFGPYGVRFYTAAKIAELGFTASTLVGMKDEELEDMMNSLSHIFRWELLVGERYGIKAAVRAERRRLQEEEEEESSRRRHLLLSAAGDSGTHLALDALSQEGLSQEPVQHQDQTDAAGINGGGRGGYWEAGQTTIKKQQQRRRKKTIVTSVETDDDGNEGEDDDGMDVVNGSGSGMERQREHPFIVTEPGEVARGKKNGLDYLFHLYEQCREFLLQVQTIAKDRGEKCPTKVTNQVFRYAKKSGANYINKPKMRHYVHCYALHCLDEEASNALRRAFKERGENVGSWRQACYKPLVDIACRHGWDIDAVFNAHPRLSIWYVPTKLRQLCHLERNNAVAAAATLVGGISCEGSPASGRFGV, from the exons ATGGATCCTGAAGGTTTCACGAGTGGCTTATTCCGATGGAACCCAACTAGAGTAATGGTTCAAGCACCAGCTCCGATTCCTCCACCGCAGCAGCAATCGCCAGCAACACCGCAGACCGCAGCGTTTGGAATGCGACTAGGTGGTTTGGAGGGTTTGTTCGGTCCTTACGGTGTACGTTTTTACACGGCGGCAAAGATAGCTGAGTTAGGTTTTACGGCGAGCACACTGGTGGGCATGAAGGACGAGGAGCTTGAGGATATGATGAATAGCCTCTCTCATATCTTTCGTTGGGAGCTTCTCGTCGGTGAACGGTACGGCATCAAAGCTGCCGTTAGAGCTGAACGGAGACGATTGCAAGAAGAGGAAGAGGAGGAATCGTCTAGACGCCGTCATTTGCTACTCTCCGCCGCAGGTGATTCCGGCACTCATCTTGCTCTTGATGCTCTCTCCCAAGAAG GGTTGTCACAGGAGCCGGTTCAGCACCAAGATCAGACTGATGCGGCGGGGATCAACGGCGGAGGAAGAGGAGGTTATTGGGAAGCAGGGCAGACGACAATAAAAAAGCAACAGCAGAGACGCAGAAAGAAAACGATTGTAACGTCAGTGGAAACTGATGATGACGGCAACGAAGGTGAGGATGACGACGGGATGGATGTTGTTAACGGAAGTGGGTCAGGGATGGAGAGACAAAGGGAGCATCCGTTTATTGTAACGGAGCCAGGGGAAGTAGCACGTGGCAAAAAGAACGGTTTGGATTATCTTTTCCACTTGTACGAACAGTGCCGCGAGTTCCTTCTTCAGGTCCAGACCATTGCTAAAGATCGTGGCGAAAAATGCCCTACCAAG GTGACGAACCAGGTGTTCAGGTACGCTAAGAAATCGGGGGCAAATTACATAAATAAGCCAAAAATGCGACACTACGTTCATTGTTACGCACTCCATTGCCTCGACGAAGAAGCTTCAAACGCTCTCCGAAGAGCGTTTAAAGAACGCGGTGAGAACGTTGGGTCGTGGCGGCAGGCTTGTTACAAGCCACTTGTGGACATTGCTTGTCGTCATGGCTGGGATATAGACGCCGTTTTTAACGCTCATCCTCGCCTTTCCATTTGGTATGTTCCCACTAAGCTGCGTCAGCTCTGCCATTTGGAGCGGAACAATGCGGTTGCTGCGGCTGCGACTTTGGTTGGTGGTATTAGCTGCGAGGGATCGCCTGCGTCTGGACGCTTTGGGGTTTAA
- the LOC106335607 gene encoding probable beta-1,4-xylosyltransferase IRX10L — MKLTSWVLIFLACNLAFSTISAFRLSRSQPTERISGSAGDVLDDNPVGRLKVFVYELPSKYNKKILQKDPRCLTHMFAAEIYMQRFLLSSPVRTLNPEEADWFYVPVYTTCDLTPNGLPLPFKSPRMMRSAIQLIASNWPYWNRTEGADHFFVVPHDFGACFHYQEEKAIGRGILPLLQRATLVQTFGQRNHVCLKEGSITVPPYAPPQKMQSHLIPGKTPRSIFVYFRGLFYDVGNDPEGGYYARGARAAVWENFKDNPLFDISTEHPTTYYEDMQRAIFCLCPLGWAPWSPRLVEAVIFGCIPVIIADDIVLPFADAIPWEDIGVFVDEKDVPYLDTILTSIPPEVILRKQRLLANPSMKQAMLFPQPAQPGDAFHQVLNGLARKLPHDRSVYLRPGEKLLNWTAGPVADLKPW, encoded by the exons ATGAAGTTGACGAGCTGGGTTTTGATCTTCCTTGCTTGTAACCTTGCCTTCTCCACGATCTCTGCTTTCCGTCTGAGTCGAAGTCAACCAACCGAGCGAATCTCAG GTAGTGCTGGTGATGTGTTGGACGATAATCCAGTGGGAAGACTGAAAGTCTTTGTTTATGAGCTTCCAAGCAAATACAACAAGAAGATTCTTCAGAAAGACCCCAGATGTCTCACCCACATGTTTGCTGCTGAGATCTATATGCAACGCTTTCTTTTGTCTAGTCCTGTTCGAACACTTAACCCCGAGGAAGCTGATTGGTTCTACGTCCCTGTCTACACCACTTGTGATCTCACTCCAAACGGCCTTCCTCTTCCCTTTAAATCCCCGAGAATGATGAGAAGTGCTATTCAGCTCATTGCTTCCAACTGGCCTTACTGGAATCGCACTGAAGGAGCTGACCACTTCTTTGTTGTGCCTCATGACTTTGGGGCCTGCTTCCATTATCAA GAAGAGAAGGCCATAGGAAGAGGAATACTACCCTTGCTTCAACGAGCTACGCTGGTGCAGACATTTGGACAGAGGAATCATGTCTGCTTGAAAGAGGGTTCAATCACTGTTCCTCCCTATGCTCCACCGCAGAAGATGCAATCACACTTGATTCCTGGGAAAACTCCTCGATCCATCTTCGTCTATTTCCGAGGATTGTTTTATGATGTGGGAAATGACCCCGAAGGTGGTTACTATGCGAG GGGTGCACGAGCAGCTGTATGGGAAAACTTCAAGGACAATCCGCTCTTCGACATCTCAACAGAGCACCCGACAACATATTACGAGGACATGCAGAGAGCAATCTTCTGCTTATGCCCACTTGGATGGGCCCCATGGAGTCCAAGACTAGTTGAAGCCGTGATCTTCGGTTGCATCCCCGTGATCATAGCAGACGACATTGTGCTACCATTTGCAGATGCCATCCCATGGGAAGACATTGGTGTGTTTGTGGATGAGAAGGATGTTCCTTACTTGGACACCATACTCACATCGATCCCACCAGAGGTTATACTGAGGAAACAGAGGTTGTTGGCAAACCCTTCGATGAAACAGGCTATGCTGTTCCCGCAACCAGCTCAACCAGGGGATGCGTTTCACCAAGTGTTGAATGGGTTGGCCCGTAAGCTGCCTCATGATAGGAGTGTGTATCTGAGACCAGGTGAGAAGCTGTTGAACTGGACTGCAGGACCGGTCGCTGACCTGAAACCTTGGTGA